A region of Candidatus Leptovillus gracilis DNA encodes the following proteins:
- a CDS encoding DNA-directed RNA polymerase subunit beta yields MSRLPTKTYARTTDPLELPTLIDVQLNSFDVFKDESLSELFDEISPIESFNGDLKLYFPCDRPETEGFDLKYWFGEPKYSVEECVERDMSYAAPLYVKCLLYSTDQDQPIVQEIFMGDFPLMTPAGTFIINGTERVVVSQLIRSPGAYFEVVEERTTGRPLAMSKLIPDRGAWMEFETRKTDYITVKFNRKRTVPITLFLRAMAAVKDDLGDSILNKGDDADLYALFEDVDTNSEHLYIQGSIEQEPPWDLDKPVAEQALIEFYKRMRPGDPPTLDNATQYLYEQLYDRRRYDLAKVGRYKLNKRLDLATTIPEEHRTVTQHDIVRMVKRMILINNGLEGPDDIDHLGNRRVKTVGELLQAKLRVGLRRMERVVRERMSIRESDTVTPVNLINIRPVVASVREFFGSSQLSQFMEQANPLAELTHKRTLSALGPGGLRRERAGFEVRDVHHSHYGRICPIETPEGPNIGLIGRLATYGRVNKYGFIETPYRRVRNIIPATSDELVGHDAFQNIVHPETGEIIVAMDETITAEHAAAMREAGMDQIEVWPFMTDEIVYMSADEEDHYTIAQANAHSDARGQLIERRVSSRRNQQFRFTSVQRVDYIDVAPRQIVGISASLIPFLEHDDANRALMGSNMQRQAVPLLQPDVPIVSTGMEKQAALNTGQVVVAKEPGEVVSVAGDKITVVGENGPRTYNLRKYNRSNQSTCIDQRPVVVKGQRVEIGDVLADSSSTENGELALGQDVVVAFLSWEGGNFEDAILVSEGLVREDRFTSVHIEKHEIEARDTKLGPEEITYDIPNVSEDALKDLDERGIIRVGADVKENDILVGKITPKGEKELSPEEKLLRAIFGDKAREVKDSSLRLPHGARGKVVDVHVFDRQHDRDLPAGVETMVRVSVAQRRKLQEGDKMAGRHGNKGVISKVVPIEDMPYLDDGTPIDIILNPLGVPGRMNIGQVLETHLGWAAHQLGFRAITPVFDGAKEIEISAELARAWLVERGWDIVTQWAWDWLVEMNYNLESLENDHEARILFLSNWLGEMGYDVPRLETDYHYARYNAGLEWLRTRGWDPDKLLFGGREALRKQDFGQFDEYAIEVCIREWYSLMLEKYSDMLPESVKVDPLETAVDTLRKLADKITLVNHIPLPVYGKERLIDGKTGQPFDQPVTVGIIHMLKLAHLIEDKAHARSTGPYSLVTQQPLGGKAQFGGQRFGEMEVWALEAYGAAYTLQEMLTVKSDDVQGRVKTYESIVKDEPIEEPGVPASFRVLVKELQSLGLAVEAVTESGDVIRFGKEDDKKNRRWAGTGLMDLARSHH; encoded by the coding sequence ATGTCTAGACTGCCAACAAAAACCTATGCACGCACCACTGACCCACTCGAACTACCCACCCTTATTGATGTTCAGTTAAATTCTTTTGACGTCTTTAAAGACGAAAGCCTGTCCGAACTGTTCGACGAGATTTCGCCCATTGAAAGCTTCAATGGCGACTTGAAATTGTATTTTCCTTGCGACCGGCCGGAGACAGAAGGATTTGACCTGAAATACTGGTTTGGGGAGCCGAAATACAGCGTGGAAGAGTGCGTCGAGCGTGATATGAGTTATGCCGCGCCGCTTTACGTGAAGTGCTTGTTATACAGCACAGATCAAGACCAGCCGATTGTGCAAGAGATTTTTATGGGGGACTTCCCCCTGATGACCCCTGCCGGAACCTTCATTATCAATGGAACCGAGCGCGTCGTCGTCAGCCAGCTTATTCGTTCGCCTGGCGCGTATTTTGAGGTGGTGGAAGAGCGTACCACGGGACGGCCGTTAGCCATGAGCAAACTCATCCCCGACCGCGGTGCGTGGATGGAATTTGAAACCCGCAAAACCGATTACATCACCGTCAAGTTCAACCGCAAGCGTACTGTGCCCATTACCCTTTTCTTGCGGGCCATGGCCGCGGTAAAAGATGATCTGGGTGACAGCATCTTGAACAAAGGGGACGACGCGGATCTGTATGCTTTGTTTGAAGATGTAGATACCAACAGCGAGCATCTGTACATTCAGGGCAGCATTGAGCAAGAGCCACCCTGGGACCTGGACAAACCGGTCGCTGAACAGGCGTTGATCGAGTTCTATAAGCGGATGCGCCCCGGCGACCCGCCAACTTTGGACAACGCCACCCAATACCTGTATGAACAACTGTATGATCGCCGCCGGTATGATCTGGCGAAAGTAGGGCGTTATAAGCTCAACAAACGCCTGGACCTGGCAACAACCATTCCTGAAGAGCATCGCACCGTCACCCAGCACGACATCGTGCGCATGGTCAAACGCATGATCCTCATCAACAACGGGTTGGAAGGGCCGGACGACATTGACCACCTGGGCAATCGCCGCGTGAAGACCGTCGGGGAGCTGCTGCAAGCCAAGCTGCGTGTTGGCCTGCGCCGCATGGAACGAGTCGTGCGCGAACGTATGTCCATCCGTGAGAGCGATACGGTGACGCCGGTGAATTTGATCAACATTCGCCCGGTGGTCGCCTCGGTGCGTGAGTTTTTTGGCAGTTCGCAGTTGAGCCAGTTCATGGAGCAGGCCAACCCGCTGGCGGAATTGACCCACAAGCGCACGCTGTCGGCGTTGGGACCAGGTGGTTTGCGGCGTGAACGGGCCGGGTTTGAGGTGCGTGATGTGCATCATAGTCATTACGGCCGTATCTGCCCCATTGAAACCCCCGAAGGCCCGAACATTGGTCTGATTGGTCGGTTGGCGACATACGGCCGTGTCAATAAATACGGCTTCATCGAAACTCCCTACCGCCGCGTGCGCAATATCATCCCTGCCACCAGCGACGAACTGGTGGGCCACGACGCCTTCCAAAACATCGTCCATCCCGAAACCGGCGAAATCATTGTCGCCATGGACGAAACCATCACCGCCGAACACGCTGCCGCCATGCGCGAAGCTGGCATGGACCAGATAGAAGTCTGGCCCTTCATGACCGACGAAATCGTCTACATGTCGGCTGACGAAGAAGACCATTACACCATCGCGCAAGCCAACGCCCACAGCGATGCGCGTGGTCAGCTAATTGAACGGCGCGTCTCCTCCCGGCGCAACCAGCAGTTCCGCTTCACCTCCGTGCAGCGAGTAGACTACATTGATGTCGCCCCACGCCAGATCGTCGGTATCTCCGCCTCGCTCATCCCCTTCCTGGAACACGACGACGCCAACCGCGCCCTCATGGGTTCCAACATGCAGCGCCAGGCTGTGCCCCTGCTGCAGCCCGATGTGCCCATCGTCAGCACGGGCATGGAAAAACAGGCCGCGTTAAACACCGGCCAGGTTGTGGTGGCTAAGGAACCCGGTGAAGTTGTCAGCGTTGCTGGCGACAAAATCACCGTTGTGGGCGAAAATGGCCCGCGTACCTATAACCTGCGCAAATACAATCGCTCCAACCAAAGCACCTGCATTGACCAGCGTCCCGTTGTCGTTAAGGGCCAGCGGGTCGAAATCGGGGACGTGTTGGCCGACAGTTCCTCCACTGAAAATGGTGAACTGGCCTTGGGTCAAGACGTTGTCGTCGCTTTCCTCTCCTGGGAAGGCGGCAATTTTGAGGACGCTATCCTGGTCAGCGAAGGTCTGGTTCGTGAAGATCGTTTCACCTCTGTCCATATTGAAAAACATGAGATTGAAGCCCGCGACACCAAACTGGGTCCCGAAGAAATTACCTACGACATTCCCAACGTCAGCGAAGACGCTCTAAAAGATTTGGACGAGCGCGGCATCATCCGTGTCGGCGCAGACGTTAAAGAAAACGACATCCTGGTCGGCAAAATTACCCCCAAAGGCGAGAAAGAACTCAGCCCAGAAGAAAAACTGCTGCGGGCCATCTTTGGTGATAAAGCCCGTGAAGTCAAAGACTCCAGCTTGCGCCTGCCCCATGGTGCGCGCGGTAAGGTGGTAGACGTACACGTCTTTGATCGCCAGCATGACCGCGACTTGCCTGCTGGTGTAGAAACGATGGTGCGTGTTAGTGTGGCCCAACGCCGTAAATTGCAAGAAGGCGATAAAATGGCTGGACGCCATGGCAACAAAGGTGTTATCTCAAAGGTTGTGCCAATTGAAGATATGCCCTACCTGGACGATGGCACACCAATTGACATTATCTTGAACCCATTGGGTGTACCCGGCCGTATGAATATCGGCCAGGTGCTAGAAACACACCTGGGCTGGGCTGCTCATCAGCTTGGTTTCCGGGCGATTACCCCCGTGTTTGACGGCGCCAAAGAGATCGAAATCAGCGCCGAATTGGCCCGCGCCTGGCTGGTCGAACGGGGCTGGGATATTGTCACGCAGTGGGCCTGGGACTGGTTGGTTGAAATGAACTACAACCTGGAATCCCTGGAGAATGACCACGAGGCGCGTATCCTCTTCTTATCCAACTGGTTGGGCGAGATGGGTTACGACGTGCCCCGGCTGGAGACGGACTATCATTATGCCCGCTATAATGCCGGGCTAGAATGGCTGCGCACACGCGGTTGGGATCCGGATAAACTGCTGTTTGGTGGCCGGGAAGCATTGCGCAAGCAAGATTTTGGTCAGTTTGACGAGTATGCCATTGAAGTCTGTATCCGCGAGTGGTACTCCCTGATGCTGGAAAAATACAGCGACATGCTGCCTGAGAGCGTTAAGGTTGATCCATTGGAAACGGCCGTAGACACATTGCGCAAACTGGCTGATAAAATCACCTTGGTTAACCACATTCCATTACCCGTCTATGGCAAAGAACGCCTGATAGATGGCAAAACAGGGCAACCTTTCGATCAACCTGTTACAGTCGGCATCATCCATATGCTCAAGCTGGCACATCTTATCGAAGACAAAGCCCACGCCCGCTCAACTGGCCCATACTCCCTGGTAACGCAGCAGCCTCTTGGCGGTAAAGCCCAATTCGGTGGTCAGCGCTTCGGTGAGATGGAAGTGTGGGCCTTAGAAGCCTACGGCGCTGCATATACCCTGCAAGAAATGCTCACCGTCAAATCAGATGATGTGCAAGGCCGGGTAAAGACCTACGAATCAATCGTCAAAGACGAGCCTATCGAAGAGCCAGGCGTGCCCGCATCGTTCCGCGTGTTGGTCAAAGAGCTGCAAAGCCTGGGTCTGGCCGTAGAAGCCGTCACCGAATCAGGCGACGTTATCCGTTTCGGCAAAGAGGACGACAAGAAAAATCGCCGCTGGGCCGGCACAGGGCTGATGGACCTGGCTAGAAGCCACCATTAG
- the tuf gene encoding elongation factor Tu: MAKEKFVREKPHCNIGTIGHIDHGKTTLTAAITKTLSLKGWADFRAFDQIDNAPEEKARGITIAIAHVEYETENRHYAHVDCPGHRDYIKNMITGAAQMDGAILVVAAPDGPMPQTREHVLLARQVEVPAMVIFLNKVDMMDDEELLELVELELRELLDSYDFPGDETPIVRGSALAALESESKDPNAPEYAPIWELMRVVDEYIPQPERMVDLPFLMSVEDVFSIKGRGTVVTGRVDRGTLTPMSEVEIVGLREDTRKVVVTSMEMFHKILDKVQAGDNAGLLLRGVARDDIERGQVLAAPKSITPHTEFMGEVYVLRKDEGGRHKAFFPGYRPQFYIRTLDVTGEITLPEGVEMVMPGDNVNLNVKLITPVALEQGSKFAIREGGLTVGAGVITQIIK; this comes from the coding sequence ATGGCCAAAGAAAAATTTGTGCGCGAGAAGCCACACTGCAATATTGGCACCATCGGTCACATCGACCATGGCAAGACCACCCTGACAGCGGCAATCACCAAAACGCTGTCCTTAAAAGGTTGGGCAGACTTCCGGGCCTTCGACCAGATTGACAACGCGCCCGAAGAAAAAGCGCGTGGTATCACCATCGCGATTGCCCACGTTGAATACGAAACCGAAAATCGTCACTACGCCCATGTAGACTGTCCGGGGCACCGTGACTACATCAAAAACATGATCACCGGGGCGGCGCAGATGGATGGCGCTATCCTGGTTGTGGCTGCGCCCGATGGCCCCATGCCTCAGACACGGGAACACGTGTTGTTGGCTCGTCAGGTAGAAGTGCCGGCCATGGTCATCTTCTTGAACAAAGTAGACATGATGGACGACGAAGAACTGCTGGAGTTGGTAGAGCTAGAACTGCGTGAACTGCTGGACAGCTACGACTTCCCCGGCGACGAGACGCCCATCGTGCGCGGCAGCGCGCTGGCCGCTTTGGAAAGCGAAAGCAAAGACCCCAACGCGCCGGAATACGCCCCCATTTGGGAACTCATGCGTGTGGTAGACGAGTACATTCCGCAGCCAGAACGCATGGTAGACCTGCCCTTCCTGATGTCGGTAGAAGATGTGTTCTCCATCAAAGGGCGCGGCACCGTGGTGACCGGCCGTGTAGACCGGGGCACGTTGACGCCGATGAGCGAGGTGGAGATTGTGGGGCTGCGCGAAGACACCCGTAAAGTGGTGGTGACCTCGATGGAAATGTTCCACAAGATTCTGGACAAGGTTCAGGCGGGGGACAATGCCGGTCTGCTGCTGCGTGGTGTGGCCCGCGACGACATTGAGCGGGGGCAGGTATTGGCTGCGCCGAAGAGCATCACGCCGCACACCGAGTTCATGGGCGAGGTGTACGTGCTGCGCAAGGATGAAGGCGGTCGGCACAAGGCGTTCTTCCCTGGCTATCGGCCACAGTTCTACATTCGCACGCTAGACGTGACCGGCGAGATCACCTTGCCGGAGGGTGTGGAGATGGTAATGCCCGGCGACAATGTGAACTTGAATGTCAAGCTGATTACGCCGGTGGCGTTGGAGCAGGGCAGCAAGTTTGCCATTCGCGAAGGCGGTCTGACGGTTGGCGCTGGGGTTATCACCCAGATCATCAAATAA
- a CDS encoding glycosyltransferase — protein MIAPTSFFSDYGGHIRILEETYTLQELGQEVAIVTYYKGSDMPDLDIRRTPPLPYHTDYEVGSSRHKLAFDIYLAVKSVAEGLRFRPDVVHGHMHEGALIGGVVAKLLRVPLVFDFQGSLTEEMVDHHFLNPNGPCPTLTPAA, from the coding sequence ATGATTGCGCCTACGTCCTTTTTTAGCGACTATGGCGGACATATTCGCATTCTGGAAGAAACCTACACGCTGCAAGAATTGGGGCAGGAAGTTGCCATCGTTACCTATTATAAAGGAAGCGACATGCCGGATTTGGACATTCGGCGCACGCCGCCGCTGCCTTATCACACCGATTACGAGGTTGGCTCTTCCCGCCATAAGCTGGCTTTTGACATCTATCTGGCGGTCAAAAGCGTGGCCGAAGGGCTGCGCTTCCGCCCGGATGTGGTTCACGGACACATGCACGAGGGGGCGTTGATTGGCGGCGTGGTGGCGAAGCTGCTGCGCGTTCCGCTGGTGTTTGACTTCCAGGGCAGCCTGACAGAAGAGATGGTAGACCACCACTTTTTGAACCCCAACGGCCCGTGTCCCACCCTAACGCCCGCCGCCTGA
- a CDS encoding glycosyltransferase family 4 protein yields the protein MLTSSIQASHFLQEQFAVPQARIHPLPDCANTTRFDPQKFSSEAKQTLRHQLGIPDGRLIVAYLGLLTDYQGIPHLIETAVRCRDAGEAMHFLVMGYPDATRYQSMADAAGVADTMTFTGKVEYRDAPYYLSLGDIAVAPKMSSTEGSGKVLNYMALGQPIVAYDSAVHREYLADLGVYVPLGDVAGFATAVRQLAHQPERRQELGQQLRQRALQEYSWQRAGRHIIAIYDSLTR from the coding sequence GTGCTGACCAGTTCCATCCAGGCCAGTCACTTTTTGCAGGAGCAGTTTGCCGTCCCCCAGGCGCGCATCCATCCCCTGCCAGACTGCGCCAACACCACCCGCTTTGATCCGCAAAAATTCTCGTCGGAAGCCAAACAGACACTGCGCCACCAGTTGGGCATCCCCGACGGCCGTCTCATCGTCGCCTACCTCGGTTTGCTCACCGATTACCAGGGCATCCCGCATTTGATTGAAACGGCCGTGCGCTGTCGCGATGCCGGTGAAGCCATGCACTTCCTGGTCATGGGCTATCCTGATGCCACCCGCTACCAGAGCATGGCCGACGCAGCAGGCGTAGCCGACACGATGACCTTCACCGGCAAAGTAGAGTACCGCGACGCGCCTTACTACCTCTCTCTCGGCGACATCGCCGTCGCCCCCAAAATGTCCAGCACCGAAGGCAGCGGCAAAGTCCTCAATTACATGGCCCTGGGTCAACCCATCGTGGCCTACGATTCGGCCGTCCACCGCGAATACCTGGCCGACCTGGGCGTGTACGTGCCGTTGGGCGATGTGGCCGGTTTTGCAACGGCCGTCAGACAGTTGGCCCACCAGCCAGAACGGCGTCAGGAACTCGGCCAACAACTGCGTCAACGCGCCCTGCAGGAATATAGCTGGCAGCGCGCCGGCCGCCACATCATCGCCATCTACGATTCCTTGACAAGATAA
- the fusA gene encoding elongation factor G encodes MSRLPLDRVRNIGIIAHIDAGKTTTTERVLYYTGRIHRMGEVHEGTATMDHMVQEQERGITITSAATSTSWLDHQINIIDTPGHIDFTAEVQRSLRVLDGGVVVFDAVAGVEPQSETVWRQADEYNVPRICFINKMDRVGADFNRTIGMIRSRLKANPIAIQWPIGQESDFEGIVDLLTMEAIVWEDDDLGAKPISVPIPDHVREDAEQARQAILDRIIETDEELMARYLEDEEISPEELRAALRQATIRGEVTPVLCGTALRNKGIQILLDAVVHYLPSPSDVPPIEGTNPITGDVETRKPDDNEPLSALVFKIVTDPYVGRLAYFRVYSGVLHAGDTLINTTKNKKERIGRILRMHADHREDLKEVRAGDIAATLGLKITFTGDTLCTPDAPIVLESIDFPEPVIMLAVEPKSNADQEKMGVALKALSEEDPTFQIRVDDQTGQTVLYGMGELHLEVLIDRLMREFKVAANVGQPRVAYRETITRPVEKAEGRFVRQTGGRGQFGHVILRLEPLPPGSGFVFENGVVGGVIPREYINPAESGIREALSSGAIAGYPLVDLKATLYDGSFHEVDSSEMAFKIAGSMALKDGVQRGKPVLLEPIMVVEVVTPNDYTGDVIGNLSSRRGAIEGMELRVEGIQSIRAMVPLAEMFGYATRLRSMTQGRGTFTMEFHHYAPVSEDIAQAIIRGGR; translated from the coding sequence ATGAGTCGTTTACCGTTAGACCGCGTTCGGAATATTGGCATTATTGCCCACATTGATGCCGGCAAGACCACTACGACGGAACGCGTTTTGTATTACACAGGTCGCATTCATCGTATGGGGGAAGTGCATGAAGGCACAGCCACGATGGACCATATGGTGCAGGAGCAGGAACGTGGCATCACGATTACCTCGGCGGCCACCAGTACCTCCTGGCTTGATCATCAAATTAATATCATTGATACGCCTGGTCACATAGATTTCACGGCCGAAGTGCAGCGCAGCCTGCGAGTATTGGACGGTGGTGTTGTGGTGTTTGATGCCGTTGCCGGTGTGGAACCCCAGTCGGAAACTGTGTGGCGTCAGGCGGATGAATACAACGTACCCCGCATCTGCTTCATTAACAAGATGGATCGCGTCGGCGCTGATTTTAACCGCACAATCGGTATGATCCGTAGCCGCTTGAAGGCGAATCCCATCGCCATCCAATGGCCCATTGGTCAGGAATCTGACTTTGAAGGCATTGTGGATCTGCTAACGATGGAAGCGATTGTTTGGGAAGATGATGATTTGGGCGCGAAACCTATCTCTGTTCCCATCCCAGACCATGTGCGCGAAGATGCTGAGCAAGCTCGTCAGGCGATTCTGGATCGCATCATCGAGACAGATGAAGAATTGATGGCGCGTTATCTGGAAGATGAAGAGATTTCTCCTGAAGAACTTCGGGCTGCCTTGCGGCAGGCTACTATACGGGGTGAAGTGACGCCTGTATTATGTGGCACGGCTCTGCGGAACAAGGGCATCCAGATTTTGCTTGATGCAGTAGTTCATTACCTTCCTTCGCCGTCAGATGTGCCCCCTATTGAGGGGACGAACCCAATTACGGGTGATGTTGAAACCAGGAAGCCTGACGACAACGAGCCATTGTCTGCCCTGGTCTTTAAAATTGTAACGGACCCTTACGTTGGTCGTCTGGCTTACTTTCGGGTGTATTCCGGCGTTTTGCACGCTGGTGACACCCTGATTAACACTACCAAAAACAAAAAAGAAAGAATCGGCCGAATTCTGAGAATGCATGCCGACCATCGAGAAGATCTCAAGGAAGTACGTGCTGGCGACATCGCGGCCACGTTGGGTCTAAAAATCACCTTTACCGGCGATACACTTTGTACGCCGGACGCGCCTATCGTTTTGGAATCTATAGACTTCCCAGAACCGGTTATTATGCTGGCGGTTGAGCCAAAAAGTAATGCGGATCAAGAAAAAATGGGCGTCGCGCTCAAGGCTTTGTCGGAAGAGGACCCCACATTCCAGATTCGCGTTGACGACCAAACCGGGCAAACCGTTCTGTACGGCATGGGCGAACTGCACCTCGAAGTATTGATTGACAGATTGATGCGTGAGTTCAAAGTGGCAGCCAATGTCGGCCAGCCGCGTGTCGCCTACCGTGAAACAATTACCCGTCCTGTCGAAAAAGCCGAAGGTCGTTTTGTGCGCCAGACGGGTGGACGCGGGCAATTTGGTCACGTCATTTTACGTCTGGAGCCACTTCCGCCTGGTTCAGGCTTTGTTTTTGAAAATGGCGTCGTAGGTGGTGTTATTCCTAGGGAATATATCAACCCAGCTGAATCTGGTATACGAGAGGCTTTAAGCAGCGGTGCAATTGCTGGTTATCCACTGGTGGACCTTAAAGCAACGTTGTACGACGGCTCTTTTCACGAAGTAGATTCGTCGGAAATGGCCTTCAAGATCGCCGGCTCGATGGCGTTGAAAGATGGCGTGCAGCGAGGCAAACCGGTTTTGTTGGAGCCAATCATGGTGGTAGAAGTCGTTACCCCTAATGACTATACCGGTGATGTGATCGGCAACTTGTCTTCGCGCCGCGGCGCCATCGAAGGGATGGAACTGCGCGTGGAAGGGATTCAATCTATCAGGGCTATGGTTCCATTAGCCGAAATGTTTGGTTATGCGACGCGCTTGCGTTCGATGACACAAGGGCGGGGCACGTTTACCATGGAGTTTCATCATTACGCTCCGGTTAGTGAAGATATTGCCCAGGCGATTATACGAGGCGGCCGTTAA
- the rpsL gene encoding 30S ribosomal protein S12, which yields MPTINQLVRKGRVAKGKKSTAPALQWTLNSFKQRRTRQPKGAPQKRGVCTQVKTLTPKKPNSALRKIARVRLTNGIEVTAYIPGEGHSLQDHSVVLVRGGRVKDLPGVRYHIVRGTLDAGGVDNRKKARSKYGTKMPKAKKK from the coding sequence GTGCCTACAATTAATCAGCTTGTACGGAAGGGGCGTGTGGCCAAAGGCAAAAAGAGCACAGCGCCAGCCCTTCAATGGACATTAAATTCATTTAAACAGCGTCGTACCCGCCAGCCGAAAGGCGCGCCGCAAAAACGTGGTGTTTGCACCCAAGTAAAAACCCTGACACCCAAAAAACCAAACTCGGCGCTGCGTAAAATTGCGCGTGTCCGTTTAACAAATGGCATCGAAGTGACAGCCTATATTCCCGGTGAAGGCCACTCTTTGCAAGACCACTCCGTCGTCTTGGTGCGAGGCGGTCGTGTGAAGGACTTGCCGGGCGTTCGTTATCACATCGTCCGCGGTACCCTGGATGCGGGTGGCGTAGACAATCGCAAGAAGGCCCGTTCCAAGTATGGAACCAAAATGCCTAAGGCAAAAAAGAAGTAG
- a CDS encoding HD domain-containing protein has protein sequence MGDFGYRLRQFWRNVSARPLPTAAQAEIAAHLTPAELALFQRFSSSDQWHSYRVLKTLQAAGHDQPDLWTAALLHDVGKTRAPLSVWERSWVVLGQMVCPRKTAVWGQGQAVGWRRPFVVKAQHPAWGAEMAAAVGSRPLAVELIRRHQDNGLVTAVTETDHLLRHLQWADDQN, from the coding sequence GTGGGCGACTTTGGTTATCGGCTCCGGCAGTTCTGGCGGAATGTCTCGGCACGGCCGTTACCCACCGCTGCCCAGGCGGAAATCGCCGCTCACCTGACGCCGGCCGAACTGGCGCTGTTTCAACGTTTTAGCAGCAGCGACCAATGGCACAGCTACCGGGTGCTAAAAACGTTGCAGGCCGCCGGACACGATCAGCCCGATTTGTGGACGGCCGCGCTGCTGCACGACGTGGGCAAAACGCGCGCGCCGCTGTCTGTCTGGGAGCGCTCCTGGGTGGTATTGGGGCAGATGGTGTGCCCGCGGAAAACGGCCGTTTGGGGGCAGGGGCAAGCAGTGGGCTGGCGACGGCCGTTTGTCGTCAAAGCGCAGCATCCCGCCTGGGGCGCGGAGATGGCCGCCGCCGTTGGCAGCCGCCCGCTGGCCGTTGAGTTGATTCGCCGCCACCAGGATAATGGGTTGGTAACGGCCGTTACCGAAACTGACCACCTGCTCCGCCACCTGCAATGGGCCGACGACCAAAACTAA
- a CDS encoding prephenate dehydrogenase/arogenate dehydrogenase family protein: MKAQNVSIIGLGRLGASIGLAVKQSSPTLTIIGHDRQPDMARIAQTSLHAIDKAEANARSLAARADILALAVPMSELEPLLSVIGDAIQPHTLILDFSTLKQPGLKWAAAHLSQGHYVGASPVLAADWLSDGRIHIEAASADLFRNSIFCLMPAPQADPQAVATAVAFGSMLGAVPYFVDPLEYDNLAQGLETVPGLLAAAMYRAITQSPGWRDMLRFAGLSFAQTTQPLSAGADVAYQAFTNKTATLRWLDSLIDEMKALRRLVDEGDLDMVSSIFADLHMERQRWLADRAKNEWAEGQAPEIEGNTIGSQFLGVFGRKRNQ, translated from the coding sequence ATGAAAGCGCAAAACGTATCTATCATCGGCCTGGGGCGATTGGGCGCGTCCATCGGCCTGGCCGTCAAACAATCTTCGCCCACCCTCACCATCATCGGCCATGATCGCCAGCCAGACATGGCCCGCATCGCCCAGACTTCGCTGCACGCCATAGACAAGGCAGAGGCCAACGCCCGCAGTCTGGCTGCCCGCGCCGACATTCTGGCGCTGGCTGTGCCCATGTCTGAACTGGAACCGCTGCTGTCGGTCATCGGCGACGCCATCCAACCGCATACCCTCATTTTGGACTTTTCCACCCTGAAGCAGCCTGGTCTGAAGTGGGCGGCGGCCCATCTGAGCCAGGGGCATTATGTAGGGGCCAGCCCGGTGTTGGCGGCCGATTGGCTGAGCGACGGCCGTATCCACATCGAAGCCGCCAGCGCCGATTTGTTTAGGAACAGCATCTTCTGCCTGATGCCCGCACCCCAGGCCGACCCGCAAGCTGTGGCAACGGCCGTTGCCTTTGGTTCCATGCTCGGCGCGGTTCCCTACTTTGTGGACCCACTGGAGTACGACAATCTGGCGCAGGGGCTAGAAACGGTTCCCGGCCTATTAGCCGCCGCCATGTATCGCGCCATCACCCAATCCCCTGGCTGGCGCGATATGCTCCGTTTTGCCGGCCTGTCCTTCGCCCAAACCACCCAACCCCTCAGCGCCGGGGCCGATGTGGCCTACCAGGCGTTCACCAACAAAACCGCCACCCTCCGCTGGCTGGATTCCCTGATTGACGAGATGAAAGCGCTGCGACGCCTGGTGGATGAGGGCGACTTAGACATGGTATCCTCGATTTTTGCCGACCTGCACATGGAACGGCAGCGCTGGCTGGCCGACCGGGCCAAAAATGAATGGGCCGAAGGCCAGGCGCCAGAAATTGAGGGCAATACGATTGGTTCTCAGTTCTTGGGCGTTTTTGGCCGTAAACGGAACCAGTAA
- the rpsG gene encoding 30S ribosomal protein S7, which produces MPRRYTPEKRVVEADLRYNSVTVSMFVNRLMRSGKKSTAQRILYDSFTIIEGRVKRPPLEVFDQALHNVMPHIEVKPRRVGGATYQVPMPVEPERQISLGMRWLLTAARNRGGRSMAEKLAAELMDAANNQGAAVKRRDDTHRMAEANRAFSHFSRF; this is translated from the coding sequence ATGCCAAGACGTTACACCCCTGAAAAACGTGTCGTAGAAGCGGACCTGCGTTACAACAGCGTCACGGTTTCTATGTTTGTGAACCGCCTGATGCGAAGCGGCAAAAAAAGCACGGCACAGCGCATTTTGTATGATAGTTTCACCATTATTGAAGGACGTGTTAAGCGTCCTCCTTTAGAAGTGTTTGATCAGGCTTTGCATAACGTCATGCCGCACATTGAAGTAAAACCGCGGCGTGTCGGTGGCGCTACCTATCAGGTCCCGATGCCTGTGGAACCAGAGCGTCAGATCTCATTGGGAATGCGTTGGTTATTAACGGCCGCGCGTAATCGTGGCGGCCGTTCGATGGCTGAAAAATTGGCCGCTGAATTAATGGATGCGGCGAACAATCAAGGCGCTGCGGTGAAGAGACGTGATGACACGCATCGTATGGCTGAGGCTAACCGGGCGTTCTCGCACTTCTCCCGTTTCTAA